The proteins below are encoded in one region of Nitrospirota bacterium:
- the obgE gene encoding GTPase ObgE — protein MFVDEVRIRITAGRGGDGSCSFRREKFVPRGGPDGGDGGDGGNVIFEASPRMTTLLDLRYQKHYEAEVGRQGGAANCSGRTGEDVVVVLPVGTVIYDDETGDVLADLVTAGQRFVAAHGGHGGRGNNHFATPTNRTPTEFELGTEGEVKSLRLELKLLADVGLVGFPNAGKSTLISVISAARPKIADYPFTTLVPNLGIVRWGEKGSFAVADIPGIIEGAHEGKGLGLRFLRHIERTSFLLYMVDVSEWAPEEPVKSFEVMRQELAAYDEPITARPFAVVATKIDAAGDGARLRELQKYCKRHRYPCLAISAATREGLTELVNYVGQQVTQLRTTPCEISS, from the coding sequence ATGTTTGTTGATGAAGTCCGTATCCGCATCACTGCCGGTCGTGGCGGGGACGGTTCATGCAGTTTTCGGCGTGAAAAGTTCGTGCCTCGCGGCGGACCTGACGGCGGCGATGGCGGCGATGGCGGGAATGTCATATTCGAAGCGTCGCCTCGCATGACGACGCTCCTCGACCTCCGGTACCAAAAACATTACGAAGCCGAAGTCGGTCGCCAGGGAGGCGCAGCCAACTGCTCCGGAAGAACCGGGGAAGATGTGGTGGTGGTTCTGCCTGTCGGCACCGTCATCTACGACGATGAGACCGGCGACGTATTGGCCGACCTGGTCACGGCGGGACAGCGCTTCGTGGCAGCCCACGGAGGCCATGGAGGACGAGGGAACAACCACTTCGCGACTCCGACCAACCGCACGCCCACAGAGTTTGAACTCGGCACAGAAGGCGAAGTCAAATCCCTCCGGCTTGAGCTGAAACTGCTGGCCGACGTTGGACTGGTGGGCTTTCCCAATGCCGGAAAATCGACGCTCATCTCCGTCATCTCAGCGGCCAGGCCGAAGATCGCCGACTATCCCTTCACTACGCTGGTGCCGAATCTCGGGATCGTGCGCTGGGGAGAAAAGGGCAGCTTCGCCGTTGCAGACATTCCCGGAATCATCGAAGGCGCCCATGAAGGCAAGGGACTGGGACTCCGGTTCCTCCGGCATATCGAACGGACGTCATTCTTGTTGTACATGGTCGACGTCTCGGAATGGGCCCCCGAAGAACCGGTCAAAAGCTTCGAGGTCATGCGCCAGGAACTCGCCGCCTACGATGAACCGATCACCGCACGCCCCTTTGCCGTGGTGGCGACGAAAATCGATGCGGCGGGAGATGGCGCGCGCCTGCGCGAGTTGCAGAAATACTGTAAGCGCCATCGCTACCCCTGCCTCGCGATCTCTGCCGCCACGAGAGAAGGGCTGACAGAACTCGTCAACTATGTGGGGCAACAGGTTACGCAGCTGCGAACCACACCATGCGAGATCAGCTCTTAA
- the rsfS gene encoding ribosome silencing factor, giving the protein MQIYCRPRWNLIYSSIISTKRTAITRTARSTALAIAQGMLDKKATDVIVLQVAPLTSVADYLVIGSADSDRQASAIADHINGVLARSGSKARSIEGARNSQWVLMDFGDVIAHIFRQDVRGHYALERLWADAKRIPVSDEPPVVEQAAAPEPAKKPKKIPVKKAPTQKVPAKKAPAKKAPMKKAPTKKKA; this is encoded by the coding sequence TTGCAAATCTATTGCCGCCCCCGGTGGAATCTTATATACTCCAGCATCATCTCTACCAAGAGGACCGCGATCACACGAACCGCTAGATCCACGGCCCTCGCCATTGCACAGGGCATGCTTGATAAGAAGGCCACCGACGTCATCGTCCTCCAGGTTGCGCCTCTGACCTCCGTTGCCGATTACCTGGTCATCGGCTCTGCAGATTCGGATCGCCAGGCCAGCGCGATCGCCGATCACATCAACGGCGTCCTCGCGCGCTCCGGATCCAAAGCACGCAGCATCGAAGGCGCAAGAAATTCGCAATGGGTCCTGATGGACTTCGGCGACGTCATCGCGCATATTTTCCGGCAAGACGTCCGGGGCCATTACGCCCTCGAACGGCTGTGGGCCGACGCGAAACGCATCCCCGTGTCTGACGAACCACCGGTCGTAGAACAGGCGGCAGCCCCAGAGCCGGCAAAGAAGCCGAAAAAAATACCGGTGAAAAAAGCGCCGACCCAAAAGGTCCCAGCGAAAAAGGCCCCGGCCAAAAAAGCACCGATGAAGAAGGCGCCGACGAAGAAAAAGGCCTAG
- the proB gene encoding glutamate 5-kinase has product MRDQLLKQATRIVIKVGSSLVASRETGLRPERIDRLADEIAALRSSGREVLIVSSGAIVSGIKKLGLTEYPKSLPVKQAAAAVGQSRLMWAYEKSFERLDIKVAQILLTHQDLADRRRFLNARHTLNALIGFGVIPVINENDTVAVDEIRVGDNDTLAAEVAHLVDAELLIILSDIDGLFTEDPRKNPAATLIPLIQDITEDIEQRAGVSSTFEGTGGMATKVRAAKKVSEYGVATLIMNGQEAGLLTTVLAGGPGGSLFLAKERRFTSRKHWIAFTLRPRGTLTLDAGAVEALAKRGKSLLASGILETGGPFEAGDAVSCLDQDGKEFAKGLVNFSSDLLAKIKGLKTTEIQQQLGPQEYEEVIHRDNLVIL; this is encoded by the coding sequence ATGCGAGATCAGCTCTTAAAGCAAGCCACCCGCATCGTCATCAAAGTCGGGAGCAGTCTCGTTGCGTCCCGAGAGACCGGGCTGCGCCCGGAACGGATCGATCGGCTTGCGGATGAAATCGCGGCCCTCCGGTCCAGCGGTCGTGAAGTCCTGATCGTTTCCTCCGGCGCGATCGTTTCCGGCATCAAGAAGCTGGGCCTGACGGAATATCCCAAAAGTCTCCCCGTGAAGCAGGCGGCCGCCGCAGTCGGCCAGAGCCGGCTCATGTGGGCCTATGAGAAATCCTTCGAACGGCTCGATATCAAAGTGGCGCAGATCCTCCTGACGCACCAGGACCTGGCCGATCGACGGCGCTTCCTCAATGCCCGCCATACCCTGAACGCCCTGATCGGATTCGGCGTCATCCCCGTTATCAACGAAAACGATACGGTGGCTGTGGATGAGATTCGCGTGGGGGACAACGACACCCTGGCAGCCGAAGTCGCCCATTTGGTCGACGCGGAACTGCTCATCATCCTCTCCGATATCGATGGCCTGTTCACGGAAGACCCGCGCAAAAATCCCGCTGCCACCCTGATTCCTCTGATCCAGGACATTACCGAAGACATTGAACAGCGGGCCGGCGTCTCCAGCACCTTCGAGGGGACCGGAGGCATGGCCACGAAAGTCCGGGCTGCCAAGAAAGTCAGCGAGTATGGCGTAGCCACCCTGATCATGAACGGGCAAGAAGCCGGCCTCCTCACGACAGTTTTGGCCGGCGGCCCGGGCGGCAGCCTCTTCCTCGCGAAGGAACGCCGCTTCACCAGCCGCAAACATTGGATCGCTTTCACCCTCAGGCCCCGAGGCACCCTGACGCTCGACGCAGGGGCGGTCGAGGCCCTGGCCAAACGGGGCAAGAGCCTCCTGGCCTCCGGCATCCTGGAAACCGGCGGTCCGTTTGAAGCGGGCGATGCGGTCAGTTGCCTCGACCAGGATGGCAAAGAGTTCGCGAAAGGACTCGTGAACTTCTCGTCCGACCTGCTCGCAAAGATCAAAGGGCTCAAGACAACCGAAATCCAGCAGCAACTCGGGCCTCAGGAGTATGAAGAAGTCATACACCGGGACAACCTCGTCATCCTCTAG
- the nadD gene encoding nicotinate-nucleotide adenylyltransferase, translating into MMSTNSDSQPSVPSTKHSGILRLGLLGGSFNPIHNGHLAIARQTREALGLDRILFIPTGHPPHKHNASLAPTQDRYEMVRLAIASDPTLAISDVELRRPGKSYSIDTVRLLQQEYGAQTQLFFLVGLDAFLDFPSWRDPQALLELCQFVILSRPGQSFRSLSTVRLLPPIPYPSLADLDAERISQITAPLGTQGLICLKLPPCPISASDIRSRIRQGLPVANLLPPPVESYILQHHLYQEDRDHTNR; encoded by the coding sequence ATGATGTCGACCAACTCTGATTCTCAGCCTTCAGTGCCCAGCACCAAGCACTCAGGCATTCTTCGGCTAGGACTCCTCGGCGGCAGCTTCAACCCCATACACAACGGTCACCTGGCCATTGCGCGCCAGACGCGCGAGGCCCTCGGACTCGACCGGATCCTCTTCATTCCCACGGGACACCCTCCCCATAAACACAATGCCAGCCTGGCCCCGACCCAAGACCGGTACGAAATGGTCCGTCTGGCCATCGCCTCAGACCCGACGCTGGCCATCTCGGATGTCGAACTCCGCCGGCCAGGCAAGTCCTACTCCATCGACACAGTTCGCCTGCTGCAGCAAGAATATGGCGCGCAGACCCAGCTCTTCTTCCTGGTCGGGCTCGATGCCTTTCTGGATTTTCCCTCCTGGCGTGACCCGCAAGCCTTGCTGGAGCTCTGCCAGTTCGTCATCCTCTCCAGGCCAGGCCAGTCGTTTCGTTCTCTGTCCACGGTCCGACTGCTTCCACCGATTCCCTACCCCTCCCTGGCGGACCTGGATGCAGAGCGAATTTCCCAAATCACAGCGCCACTCGGCACGCAGGGCCTGATCTGTCTCAAACTACCGCCCTGCCCGATCTCCGCATCGGATATTCGCTCGCGCATCAGACAAGGACTCCCCGTTGCAAATCTATTGCCGCCCCCGGTGGAATCTTATATACTCCAGCATCATCTCTACCAAGAGGACCGCGATCACACGAACCGCTAG